The genomic window CATCCTCCGCAGAACCTCGATTGCGCGTCGTTTCATCGTCGTGTTCCCGGTGCTGATTTGCGGCGTCGCGGCCCGTCGGTGCGGCAGTCGCCGCGTCGGTTCTCGCCCCCCGAAATCCATCATAGCAGCCGTCGCAACAGTTGCAGAGCAAACGCTCTTGCGAACGAAGCCGTCGGCACGAGCCGTGCAGAGTTCCTGCTGTCTTGCAGCGGCTCCGAAATGCCCCCAATTGCTCAGCGTTTTCTGCTTCGGACGCGCATGCGTAGGTCGTTGATCTCGGGCGTGGTATCATGGGGGGCATGAGCTTCGTCGAACCCGTCTCAATCGAAACAAGCAGCCCGTCGCACCGGTTGCGGGCGGTCGTGTTGGCCGACGCCAGCCGTCCGGAACTCGCCAGCCGAGCCGCCGAGTTGCGGCCGCTCATCGACCGGTATCTCGACACGGTCGCCGCGGTCGCCGACCTCGACGGCGTTCTTCCCGAGTGCCGGGCCGACGTCGCCGTCGTGCTGGGCGGGGACGGCTCGATGCTCCGCGCCGCCCGGCTCATGGGCGATCGACAGATTCCCGTCTTGGGGGTCAATCTCGGTCGATTGGGGTTCCTCGCCGACGTACGGCCCGAATACCTCGACAGCGCGCTGCAGTGCGTCGTCTCGGGACGGTACCGGTTGGTCAAGCACCTGATGTTCCGCTGGCACGTTCGCAAGGACGGCCCCGCTTGGGCTGCGCACGATTTGCGGTACGAAGGGACCGGGCTCAATGAGGCTGCGGTGCTAGCAGGCTCCCCGTTCGCGATGCTCGAGGTGCAGCTTTACGTTGACGGTGAATTGGTCACGACCTATAGTTGCGACGGCTTGATCGTCAGCACCCCCGTCGGATCGACCGCTCACAATCTGTCGGCGGGCGGGCCGATCTTGCGGAAGGATTTGCAGGCGTTCGTCGTCTCGCCGATCAGTCCCCACACGCTCACCAACCGCCCGGTCGTCGACGCGGCCGATCGCGTGTACGAGTTGGCGGTCGCCCGACCGCACGCGGGGACCTCGCTGGTCGTCGACGGCGACGTCGTGTGCACTCTGCTGCCGACCGATCGCATTCGCATCCAACGCGCCGACGCGGAGTTTCAGTTGATCGAGGTCGAAGGCCGCGGCTACTACCGCACGCTCCGCGAAAAACTTGGCTGGGGCGGTCGCCTGCCGACCAAGGGAACCGATTGAGCCGAAACAGGCAAGTCGTTGACGCGGCCCAAAAAAACTCGAGCTGACAAAGCGCTAGTGCTTTGACGCAGCCTAAAAAAACTCGAGCTGACAAATCGCTAGGTTTGTTGCGGACGCAACCGGGAAGCAAGAGCCGGAATCTTAACTGCCGTCCAAGTCCTGACTCCGACGCTCCGTAGGCAAGCTGTCGCGGCGTCGGCCTCCGAATCTCAACTTACGATCTCCCCTCCCCTTCGATCGCCGCAGCCGTCGGCGCTCCACCGTTCGTGCAAGGAAGCGCTCTCATGACTCTTGCCCACCGTGCCTCGCACCGGATTCTTCTGACGGTCGCCTTGGTCGCAATCGTCGCGTCGACCTCGTCGGTTCGCGCCGCAACCCCGGCCAAGACGAAGTACGCCCTCGCTTACAAGTTCAAGATGGGCGAGGTGCTTCGCTACCAGGTCGAACACGCCACGAACGTCCGGACCACGATCGACGGCAAGACGCAACAGACCGAGTCGCTCAGCGAGTCGACCAAGGCGTGGAAAGTGACCGACGTCCTGCCCGACGGCGAGATGGAGTTCGTTCACCTCGTCGAGTCGGTTCGCATGACCAACGACACTCCCGGCGGACCGAGCCACTCGTACGACAGTGCGAAGGACTCCTCGCCCCCGCCAGGTTTCGAAGGGGTCGCCGCGGCCGTGAACGTGCCGATCTCGGTCGTGCGGATCTCCCCCAGCGGCGAGGTCGTCAGCCGCGAGGAGAAGCACCCCCAGCCCGTGGCGAGCAAGGACATGCCCATCACGCTGCCGCTGCCCGCCCAGCCGATCGCCGTGGG from Pirellulales bacterium includes these protein-coding regions:
- a CDS encoding NAD(+)/NADH kinase, which produces MSFVEPVSIETSSPSHRLRAVVLADASRPELASRAAELRPLIDRYLDTVAAVADLDGVLPECRADVAVVLGGDGSMLRAARLMGDRQIPVLGVNLGRLGFLADVRPEYLDSALQCVVSGRYRLVKHLMFRWHVRKDGPAWAAHDLRYEGTGLNEAAVLAGSPFAMLEVQLYVDGELVTTYSCDGLIVSTPVGSTAHNLSAGGPILRKDLQAFVVSPISPHTLTNRPVVDAADRVYELAVARPHAGTSLVVDGDVVCTLLPTDRIRIQRADAEFQLIEVEGRGYYRTLREKLGWGGRLPTKGTD